Proteins from one Bacteroides zhangwenhongii genomic window:
- a CDS encoding SagB/ThcOx family dehydrogenase, translating to MRKVQLLLVCLMFSVVALAAEKVIKLPKPNLNRTGSVMKALSERHSTREFAAKALSLSDLSDLLWAANGVNRKDSGKRTAPSALNKQDVDVYVVLPEGSYLYDAQNHQLTLVAEGDYRSAVAGGQAFVKSAPVSLVLVSDVSRFGDAKNTRNQLMGAMDAGIVSQNISVFCSSAKLATVPRASMDGNQLKKVLKLKDSQIPMMNHPVGYFK from the coding sequence ATGAGAAAAGTACAACTGTTGTTAGTTTGTTTGATGTTTTCTGTAGTCGCTTTGGCTGCTGAAAAAGTAATTAAGTTGCCGAAACCCAACTTGAACCGTACAGGTTCGGTAATGAAAGCCTTGTCCGAACGGCATTCTACTCGGGAATTTGCTGCAAAGGCTTTGAGCTTGTCGGATCTTTCGGATTTATTATGGGCTGCTAATGGAGTTAACCGCAAAGACTCGGGTAAACGCACAGCTCCTTCTGCTTTGAATAAACAGGATGTGGATGTGTATGTTGTTTTACCGGAAGGAAGTTATTTGTATGATGCCCAAAATCATCAGTTGACTTTGGTTGCTGAAGGAGATTATCGCAGCGCAGTTGCAGGTGGGCAGGCTTTTGTGAAATCGGCGCCTGTCTCTTTGGTTCTGGTCAGTGATGTTTCTCGTTTCGGAGATGCAAAGAATACCCGTAACCAGTTGATGGGAGCTATGGATGCAGGAATCGTTTCACAGAACATTTCTGTCTTTTGTTCTTCCGCTAAATTGGCTACAGTGCCGCGTGCATCGATGGATGGCAATCAGTTGAAGAAAGTGCTAAAGCTAAAAGACAGTCAGATTCCCATGATGAATCATCCGGTAGGATATTTTAAATAA